In the Puntigrus tetrazona isolate hp1 unplaced genomic scaffold, ASM1883169v1 S000000842, whole genome shotgun sequence genome, one interval contains:
- the LOC122335641 gene encoding LOW QUALITY PROTEIN: ras-related protein Rab-8A-like (The sequence of the model RefSeq protein was modified relative to this genomic sequence to represent the inferred CDS: deleted 1 base in 1 codon), which translates to MAKTYDYLFKLLLIGDSGVGKTCVLFRFSEDAFNSTFISTIGIDFKIRTIELDGKKIKLQIWDTAGQERFRTITTAYYRGAMGIMLVYDITNEKSFDNIKNWIRNIEEHASADVEKMILGNKCDINEKRQVSKDRGEKLALEYGVKFMETSAKANINVENAFLTLARDIKAKMDTKLEGNNPQSSNHGVKITTEQQKKSSFFRCVLL; encoded by the exons ATGGCGAAGACCTACGATTATTTGTTTAAACTGCTGTTAATCGGGGATTCCGGCGTCGGGAAGACCTGTGTGCTCTTCAGATTCTCGGAGGATGCCTTTAACTCGACGTTTATTTCGACGATAG GTATCGATTTCAAGATCAGGACAATAGAACTAGATGGCAAGAAGATAAAGTTACAGATATG GGACACGGCAGGACAGGAGCGATTCCGAACAATCACAACGGCGTATTACAGAGGAGCAATG GGTATCATGCTGGTTTATGATATTACTAATGagaaatcatttgacaacatCAAAAACTGGATCCGAAACATAGAGGAG CATGCATCAGCGGATGTAGAAAAAATGATTTTGGGGAACAAGTGTGACATCAATGAGAAGAGGCAGGTGTCTAAAGATAGAGGCGAGAAG CTGGCGTTAGAGTACGGCGTCAAGTTCATGGAGACG AGCGCGAAGGCTAACATCAATGTTGAGAAC GCATTCTTGACGCTTGCCAGAGACATAAAAGCAAAGATGGACACGAAATTG GAGGGGAACAATCCTCAGAGCAGCAATCACGGAGTGAAAATTACCACTGAACAGCAGAAAAAGAGCAGCTTCTTTCGCTGTGTGCTACTGTGA